The following proteins are encoded in a genomic region of Enterocloster clostridioformis:
- a CDS encoding TRAP transporter large permease, whose product MALLFLCFFGFMIIRMPVAYCMLCSSIIYSMVYGESLNMIVSRAVQGSSGFTLLALSFFILAGNIMNRGGVTDRIFNFCKKTIGWIPGGLGHANVLASVVFAGMSGSAVADAGGLGAIEIKAMKDNGYDEEFAVAITGASSCIGPIIPPTISGVVYCVASGVSVGKMFIAGILPGCCLAVVQMIYVYIAAKKREYPRTPFGGFRDLSRSFVTSFPALLTPIIILGGIITGICTPTEASVVAVLYALLQGFLTRDLKWKDLPGIMDDTLTSAMSVLFIVSCANAFGYIITAQQIPGKLAAVFLSVVTNKFIALLVINIFLLLVGMVMESLAALVILVPILMPVIASFGIDPLHFGIVCILNITIGMLTPPVGMVLFALSNVSSLSFERITKAMLPLLAVNFIALLIVTYCPPLTTWLPNLIM is encoded by the coding sequence ATGGCACTGTTATTTTTATGCTTTTTTGGATTTATGATCATACGCATGCCCGTTGCCTACTGCATGCTGTGCAGCTCTATTATCTATTCCATGGTGTATGGGGAGAGCCTGAACATGATCGTTTCCCGAGCTGTACAGGGCTCCAGCGGCTTTACGCTGCTGGCCTTGAGTTTCTTTATACTGGCAGGTAATATTATGAACCGGGGCGGAGTGACGGATCGGATTTTTAACTTCTGTAAGAAGACTATAGGCTGGATTCCTGGAGGTCTGGGGCATGCCAATGTACTGGCGTCTGTGGTTTTTGCAGGAATGTCCGGTTCGGCGGTGGCTGATGCCGGAGGCCTGGGAGCCATCGAAATTAAAGCTATGAAGGATAATGGCTATGATGAGGAGTTTGCAGTGGCTATTACTGGAGCATCTTCCTGCATTGGGCCGATTATTCCTCCTACCATATCGGGTGTGGTCTACTGTGTGGCCAGTGGCGTATCTGTAGGAAAAATGTTTATTGCGGGTATTTTGCCAGGATGTTGTCTGGCGGTTGTGCAAATGATATATGTGTATATAGCGGCTAAGAAGCGGGAATATCCCCGTACACCCTTTGGAGGATTCCGGGATTTGAGCAGATCCTTCGTCACATCTTTCCCTGCGCTGCTGACGCCAATTATTATTTTGGGAGGGATCATAACAGGTATCTGTACTCCTACAGAGGCTTCGGTGGTAGCTGTGTTATACGCGCTTCTCCAGGGCTTTTTGACACGGGATCTGAAGTGGAAAGATCTGCCCGGAATCATGGACGATACTCTTACCAGCGCTATGAGCGTACTCTTTATTGTGAGTTGTGCCAATGCATTTGGATACATTATTACTGCACAGCAAATACCAGGCAAGCTGGCAGCCGTGTTCCTGAGCGTAGTTACAAATAAATTCATCGCCCTTCTGGTTATTAATATTTTTTTACTTTTGGTGGGAATGGTTATGGAGAGCCTTGCTGCTCTTGTGATCCTGGTACCGATTTTGATGCCGGTCATTGCATCCTTTGGTATTGATCCGCTGCATTTTGGAATTGTCTGCATCCTGAATATTACAATAGGTATGTTGACTCCGCCCGTAGGTATGGTGTTGTTTGCTCTGTCAAATGTGAGCAGTCTTTCATTTGAAAGGATTACAAAGGCAATGCTTCCGCTGCTGGCAGTTAATTTTATTGCGCTGCTGATAGTGACCTATTGTCCTCCGCTTACCACATGGTTACCTAATTTGATTATGTAA
- a CDS encoding TRAP transporter small permease, whose protein sequence is MVKKLESIVYHVQRTFFIAVMTFMLLVLSLHVIMRFAFNNPIIWTDEVITMMQGTLAFAGIGYCFHKKQHTELSLVYDKVPRPVQWLFDLASNGIMLFCTCYMIKYSWKFTLKKNIQMNTIPWMKQSWIYCFITVGFILAACYILLRLLEVFRCINKELRERG, encoded by the coding sequence ATGGTAAAGAAGTTAGAAAGCATAGTTTATCATGTTCAGAGGACGTTTTTTATAGCTGTGATGACATTCATGCTGTTAGTGCTGTCCCTGCATGTGATCATGCGCTTTGCGTTCAATAATCCAATCATCTGGACAGATGAGGTAATTACTATGATGCAGGGCACGCTGGCTTTTGCGGGGATTGGCTATTGTTTTCATAAGAAGCAGCATACGGAATTATCCCTGGTCTACGACAAGGTCCCGCGTCCCGTGCAATGGCTGTTTGATCTGGCATCTAACGGCATCATGCTGTTTTGTACTTGTTACATGATTAAATATAGTTGGAAATTTACTCTTAAAAAAAATATTCAGATGAATACGATTCCCTGGATGAAACAAAGCTGGATCTACTGTTTTATTACAGTGGGGTTCATACTGGCGGCCTGTTACATCCTGCTGCGTCTGCTTGAGGTATTCCGCTGTATAAACAAGGAATTGAGAGAAAGGGGGTAA
- a CDS encoding sialic acid TRAP transporter substrate-binding protein SiaP, translated as MKQLQLKKVMGVTMSLVLAMSLTACGTSSDNKNDSTGASAAAQTEAVAQTAYSGAAASTETVTLRLGHTQSTEHLLNTSAENFAALVEERSGGAIHIDVYPSETLGTNTELAEACSEGDVDLYISATGQYTSRYTPFTIVEAFYMFRDLDHMMKFYESDSHQTLVDGLAEACNVNILADLYYGARQMTTSGKALKTADDLAGLKMRAANEPLPIAAFTQLGASPTPIAYNETYLALQQHTVDGQENPPASISAMKFYEVQDYLNLTYHQFQMLSIFMSDTAMQKLSQEQIDIMYDCAKEVAKEHNTKAIEQEQEYIEEIGKYCEIVEPDIESFREKIAPMYDQFKDQWVDGMYEAIQAM; from the coding sequence ATGAAACAATTACAGTTAAAAAAGGTTATGGGAGTTACGATGTCACTTGTTTTAGCCATGTCATTGACAGCCTGCGGTACTTCGTCAGACAACAAGAATGATTCAACTGGAGCTTCAGCTGCGGCACAGACAGAGGCAGTGGCGCAAACAGCTTATTCAGGGGCAGCGGCCAGCACAGAAACAGTTACGCTCCGCCTGGGCCATACACAGTCTACCGAGCATCTGCTCAACACTTCTGCGGAGAACTTTGCCGCGTTGGTGGAAGAACGATCCGGAGGCGCAATCCATATTGACGTATATCCCAGCGAGACACTTGGAACTAATACAGAACTTGCAGAAGCCTGCTCAGAGGGAGATGTGGATTTATATATTTCTGCCACGGGCCAGTATACGTCACGTTATACACCATTTACTATTGTAGAAGCCTTTTACATGTTCAGGGATTTGGATCACATGATGAAATTTTACGAAAGTGATTCCCATCAGACTTTAGTTGACGGTCTGGCAGAGGCATGTAACGTAAATATTCTTGCAGATCTGTATTATGGGGCCCGCCAGATGACCACTTCGGGAAAGGCGCTGAAAACCGCCGATGACCTGGCCGGATTAAAGATGCGCGCGGCCAATGAACCCCTTCCAATTGCTGCATTTACCCAGCTGGGTGCTTCTCCTACGCCAATTGCGTACAACGAGACCTATTTGGCGCTTCAGCAGCACACTGTGGACGGACAGGAGAATCCTCCTGCTTCCATTTCTGCAATGAAGTTCTATGAGGTTCAGGATTATCTTAACCTGACCTATCACCAGTTTCAGATGCTGAGTATTTTCATGAGCGATACGGCTATGCAGAAGCTGAGTCAGGAGCAGATTGATATTATGTATGACTGCGCCAAGGAAGTTGCCAAGGAGCATAATACCAAGGCGATCGAGCAGGAACAGGAATATATTGAAGAGATTGGAAAATACTGTGAAATCGTAGAACCTGATATTGAATCCTTCCGTGAAAAGATTGCGCCTATGTACGACCAGTTTAAAGATCAGTGGGTTGACGGCATGTATGAGGCGATTCAGGCAATGTAA
- a CDS encoding cupin domain-containing protein translates to MVRKKEEVPYESKPAPFHGVGEITVRSLLNGEEDMYGKGRIFAHTTVNQGAGIGYHIHENESETYYILSGVGKFNDNGVIRTVTAGNVTFTGAGEGHAIENAGDVPLEMIALILYQ, encoded by the coding sequence ATGGTCAGAAAAAAAGAGGAAGTTCCATATGAAAGCAAACCGGCTCCTTTCCATGGGGTAGGGGAGATAACAGTGCGTTCCCTGTTAAATGGAGAGGAGGATATGTATGGTAAAGGGAGGATTTTTGCACATACTACTGTTAATCAGGGGGCAGGAATCGGCTATCATATCCACGAAAATGAATCTGAAACATACTATATTTTAAGTGGAGTCGGTAAATTTAATGATAACGGTGTCATCCGGACCGTAACAGCGGGGAATGTTACGTTTACCGGAGCCGGAGAAGGACACGCAATAGAAAATGCGGGCGATGTTCCCCTTGAGATGATAGCTTTGATTTTATACCAATAG
- a CDS encoding GntR family transcriptional regulator, with amino-acid sequence MPKTGNRDLKNHAYQIIKERLINCIYEPGSFINESQLATDLGLSRTPVREAINRLESEGLVKVMPKKGIFVSDIQLSDVLQIFQARIEIEPVALGMAAPHLPTEELLHFRNTFSRDFPDIQNAFRLDTAMHLFIIEYCGNRYIIDMMHKLFDDNTKVVIASKQNRVQIHDARLEHLDIINTLIDKNYEKAAILMKTHIETCRRAALDYFYSMESCNTISPETYKNHLKIL; translated from the coding sequence ATGCCAAAAACCGGAAATCGTGATTTAAAAAATCATGCCTATCAGATAATAAAAGAGCGTTTGATCAACTGTATTTATGAGCCCGGTTCTTTCATAAATGAAAGTCAGCTGGCAACGGACCTTGGTTTAAGCCGTACGCCTGTCCGTGAAGCCATCAACCGACTTGAATCGGAAGGGCTTGTAAAGGTCATGCCTAAAAAGGGGATTTTCGTGTCAGATATTCAGCTCAGTGATGTCCTGCAGATTTTTCAGGCCAGGATTGAGATCGAGCCGGTAGCGCTCGGCATGGCAGCCCCTCATTTACCGACAGAGGAACTGTTGCATTTCCGCAATACCTTTTCCCGGGATTTTCCTGACATTCAAAATGCCTTTCGCCTGGATACGGCCATGCATCTTTTTATCATTGAGTATTGTGGAAACCGATATATTATTGATATGATGCATAAATTGTTTGATGATAACACAAAAGTGGTCATTGCAAGTAAACAGAACAGAGTGCAGATCCATGATGCCCGTTTAGAACATCTGGATATCATCAACACTTTGATTGACAAAAATTATGAAAAAGCCGCCATATTAATGAAAACGCATATCGAAACCTGCCGCCGTGCCGCACTGGATTATTTTTATTCGATGGAATCCTGCAATACCATTTCACCGGAGACATATAAAAATCATCTGAAAATATTGTAA
- a CDS encoding SDR family NAD(P)-dependent oxidoreductase, translated as MSYTLDQLYGIRGQVIVVTGAAGGIGLELCRAIRDLGGRVAAVVRRAKSREKVLEALHCPNLSTEKDILCVIADLTHEEAVKAAMEQIDRHFGRIDGLVNAAGMNIIESLEKMTLSDFQKVMDTNFTSVAICCKYAGVYMLRAKKGRIVNISSLSTVKGKAYYTAYASSKAAVDSFTRALAIEWAQQGINVNSVAPGMIVTDINRKQIEENPRSYEKRIESIPRGCAGRTEWLVAPVIMLLSPGSVHMTGQTVFVDGGCTAGDTFVMETERFR; from the coding sequence ATGAGTTACACATTGGATCAGTTGTATGGTATAAGAGGCCAGGTGATCGTGGTTACAGGAGCCGCAGGAGGTATCGGTTTGGAGCTGTGCCGGGCGATCCGGGATTTGGGCGGCAGGGTGGCGGCTGTTGTAAGAAGAGCAAAAAGCCGGGAAAAAGTTCTGGAGGCGCTTCATTGCCCGAATTTATCCACAGAAAAGGACATACTCTGTGTTATTGCGGATCTGACCCATGAGGAGGCTGTAAAAGCGGCAATGGAACAGATTGACCGGCATTTTGGAAGAATTGACGGACTGGTAAATGCAGCAGGAATGAATATAATTGAAAGCCTGGAGAAGATGACGCTCAGTGATTTCCAGAAGGTTATGGACACAAACTTTACATCAGTGGCAATCTGCTGTAAATATGCGGGAGTCTATATGCTAAGAGCAAAGAAAGGCCGTATTGTCAATATTTCCTCCCTCAGTACTGTCAAAGGGAAGGCATACTACACAGCCTACGCCTCCAGCAAGGCCGCGGTGGACAGCTTTACCAGGGCATTGGCAATTGAATGGGCCCAACAGGGCATTAATGTCAATTCAGTGGCGCCCGGAATGATAGTCACGGATATTAACAGGAAACAGATTGAAGAGAATCCAAGATCATATGAAAAGCGGATTGAGAGTATACCGCGGGGCTGCGCAGGGAGAACAGAATGGCTGGTGGCGCCTGTGATTATGCTGCTCTCACCTGGCTCCGTCCACATGACGGGACAGACTGTATTTGTGGACGGAGGCTGCACGGCCGGGGATACGTTTGTAATGGAGACAGAACGTTTCAGATAG
- a CDS encoding transketolase family protein yields the protein MSKMVSTRTGFGTGLVELAGMRDDVVTTSADTYRSFALNEFVEKYPDRYFEFGIAEQGMLTASAAMAAEGCCVFSVGYSPFLSMRGLEQIRTFAAYPNLNVKVAAGLSGLSGDTDGVTHQGTEDIGIVRTIPNMALLCPADAVAAKAFVKMAADLQGPVYLRLGRGATPVVYEENQRFEFGKAIHVRCYGREAVIVACGPCVAEAARAADQLKEEGIMVTVLDMYTIKPLDVATLAGCCEGAVSVITVEDGTVCGLGSAVAEALMEHNVHPKHFKRLGMTTFGTAGSLPELLGFFGLDSKGIVESVQSLQ from the coding sequence ATGAGTAAGATGGTTTCTACACGGACAGGCTTTGGTACAGGACTGGTAGAGCTGGCAGGAATGCGGGATGATGTAGTAACTACTTCGGCAGACACCTATCGTTCGTTTGCCCTGAATGAATTTGTAGAGAAGTACCCGGACCGGTATTTTGAGTTTGGAATTGCCGAACAGGGGATGCTGACAGCTTCCGCCGCCATGGCGGCAGAAGGCTGCTGTGTCTTTTCCGTGGGTTACAGCCCCTTCCTCTCTATGCGCGGGCTGGAGCAGATACGTACATTTGCCGCATATCCCAACCTCAATGTAAAGGTGGCCGCGGGTCTGTCGGGACTGTCAGGGGATACGGACGGGGTAACACATCAGGGCACAGAGGATATCGGAATTGTCAGGACTATCCCCAATATGGCGCTGCTTTGTCCTGCGGATGCGGTTGCTGCAAAGGCATTTGTGAAAATGGCGGCAGATCTTCAGGGGCCGGTTTATCTGCGTCTCGGTAGGGGGGCAACGCCTGTAGTTTATGAAGAAAATCAGAGGTTTGAGTTTGGGAAGGCAATACATGTCCGCTGCTATGGCAGGGAGGCGGTGATCGTGGCCTGTGGTCCTTGTGTGGCTGAAGCAGCTAGGGCAGCTGACCAGCTGAAAGAAGAGGGGATTATGGTTACGGTTCTGGATATGTATACGATCAAACCGCTGGATGTAGCTACCCTAGCGGGTTGCTGTGAAGGGGCCGTTAGCGTCATAACAGTGGAGGATGGTACGGTCTGTGGTCTGGGAAGCGCTGTGGCGGAGGCACTGATGGAACATAATGTACATCCGAAGCATTTTAAAAGGTTAGGAATGACAACATTTGGGACAGCAGGAAGCCTCCCTGAACTGTTGGGCTTTTTTGGCCTGGATTCCAAAGGTATTGTGGAGAGTGTCCAAAGCCTTCAATAG
- a CDS encoding transketolase, producing MREEIRDLYKKSYELRLDAVKMVYHAKTGHAAPSLSMADLITAMYFHILKLDPADPGLKDRDRFVLSKGHACPIYYAALAKRGFFPEKDLMEYRKLNSSLQGHPDMRKCPGVDMTTGSLGNGLAASLGMALIGKKNRSSHYVYVICGDGELQEGIAWESAMYAGNAHLDHLIWIVDCNGLQSGGRVADIQDLGNLEMKFKSFGWDTQTIDGHNMEEILDAVTTAKAAKGTPSVIMAKTVKGKGVSYMEDQYLWHMKAPNDEEYKIAVEELAEEAGKYE from the coding sequence ATGCGGGAGGAGATAAGGGATTTATATAAAAAGAGCTATGAATTGCGGCTCGATGCTGTTAAAATGGTTTATCATGCCAAAACAGGCCATGCGGCTCCCAGTCTATCCATGGCAGATTTGATTACGGCAATGTACTTTCACATTTTGAAGCTTGATCCGGCCGATCCGGGCTTAAAGGACAGGGACAGGTTTGTCTTATCCAAAGGGCACGCGTGTCCCATCTACTATGCGGCTTTGGCTAAACGGGGATTCTTTCCCGAGAAGGATCTGATGGAATACAGGAAGTTAAACAGCAGTCTGCAGGGACATCCCGATATGCGCAAGTGCCCGGGGGTGGATATGACCACAGGTTCTCTTGGAAATGGATTGGCGGCCTCACTGGGGATGGCCCTGATTGGGAAGAAGAACAGGAGCAGCCATTATGTCTATGTTATCTGCGGCGATGGGGAGCTCCAGGAAGGAATTGCCTGGGAAAGCGCTATGTATGCCGGAAATGCGCATCTTGATCATCTGATATGGATTGTGGACTGCAATGGCCTGCAGTCAGGGGGAAGGGTTGCCGATATTCAGGATTTGGGGAATCTGGAGATGAAATTCAAAAGTTTTGGATGGGATACCCAGACCATTGACGGCCATAACATGGAGGAGATCCTGGACGCAGTTACTACAGCTAAAGCTGCTAAAGGAACCCCTTCTGTGATCATGGCCAAAACAGTAAAGGGAAAGGGCGTATCCTATATGGAAGACCAGTATCTATGGCATATGAAAGCGCCCAATGATGAGGAATATAAAATCGCAGTGGAGGAGCTGGCAGAGGAGGCAGGGAAATATGAGTAA
- a CDS encoding transketolase family protein, translated as MGMALRDIYGESLVKYAGLNDRVVVLDADLSNSSKTCMMAAVYPERVFDVGIAEGNMAAMGAGFAHSGFIPFVNTFATLASSMCALSAKALIGYSGLNVRIVGSNNGLGGGYDGATHHAIEDINVMRGIPGMLVMSPSDGIMLDWMVKILVEDYKGPAYVSIPRNGYENIYDTGENFKIGKAKQLSEGKDAAIFAAGLSVYRAGKAVEILAAQGIRASLFDMFTIKPLDRETVIRAAGETGAVVIVEEHSIIGGLGTAVLEVLAEEKIQAEISRLGIRDCYTESGSYEELVEIFGLGTDSIVNEVRSVVSRKEDMGCGRR; from the coding sequence ATGGGAATGGCGTTAAGGGATATTTACGGTGAAAGTCTTGTTAAATATGCCGGTCTTAATGACAGGGTAGTAGTTCTGGATGCCGACCTCTCAAACAGCAGCAAGACCTGTATGATGGCAGCGGTCTATCCTGAGAGGGTATTTGATGTGGGAATTGCAGAAGGCAATATGGCCGCCATGGGGGCCGGGTTTGCTCACAGCGGATTTATTCCATTTGTCAATACCTTCGCCACACTGGCGTCTTCCATGTGTGCATTATCCGCCAAGGCACTGATTGGATATTCCGGATTGAATGTGCGTATCGTAGGTTCTAACAATGGCCTGGGAGGAGGATATGATGGAGCCACACACCATGCTATCGAGGATATTAACGTGATGCGGGGAATTCCCGGAATGCTGGTCATGTCGCCCTCCGATGGCATTATGCTGGATTGGATGGTGAAAATACTGGTGGAGGATTATAAAGGACCGGCTTATGTCAGCATACCCAGAAACGGATACGAGAACATCTATGATACAGGAGAAAACTTTAAAATTGGAAAAGCAAAGCAGCTTTCGGAGGGAAAGGATGCGGCTATCTTTGCCGCAGGACTATCTGTTTACAGGGCCGGTAAGGCGGTGGAAATTCTTGCGGCCCAGGGAATCAGGGCCAGCCTGTTTGATATGTTTACAATAAAACCGCTGGACAGAGAGACTGTGATCCGTGCAGCGGGTGAAACGGGAGCAGTGGTTATTGTGGAGGAACATTCAATTATTGGCGGGCTTGGAACCGCGGTACTGGAGGTCCTGGCAGAGGAGAAGATCCAGGCAGAGATATCCAGACTCGGAATACGTGACTGCTATACAGAGAGCGGGAGCTATGAGGAACTTGTGGAGATATTTGGCCTTGGAACCGATTCGATTGTAAATGAGGTCCGCAGTGTGGTTTCCAGAAAGGAGGATATGGGATGCGGGAGGAGATAA
- a CDS encoding transketolase, producing MTEEREKELEALCRQFRIDIISILHELQTGHAGGSLSECEILVTLYMECANISIKNQYDSGRDRIVLSKGHGAPMLYRCLCEKGFFPKEEMHTLRQPGSRLQGHPCSAKTPGVELSTGPLGIGLSASVGMACANQLMGNDAYVFTVMGDGELNEGTIWEAAMSAVKFRCDHLIGIVDWNKVQLDGTTAQVMPMDHMEERWKSFGWNVLTCDGHKIAGIYTAIEEAKSMRNGKPCVILADTIKGRGVSFMEGTNKYHGKAVSDEEYAQAMKELGGIK from the coding sequence TTGACAGAGGAAAGGGAAAAAGAGCTGGAAGCACTTTGCCGCCAGTTTCGGATTGACATTATATCAATTCTTCATGAATTGCAGACAGGACACGCGGGAGGCTCGCTGTCAGAGTGCGAAATCCTTGTAACGCTGTACATGGAGTGCGCCAATATTTCAATAAAAAACCAGTATGACAGCGGCAGGGACAGGATTGTACTTTCCAAAGGACATGGAGCGCCCATGCTTTACCGCTGCCTTTGTGAAAAAGGCTTTTTTCCAAAGGAGGAAATGCATACATTAAGGCAGCCGGGCAGCCGCCTTCAGGGGCATCCCTGTTCTGCGAAAACCCCGGGAGTGGAGTTGTCCACAGGACCTTTAGGCATTGGGCTGTCGGCATCAGTAGGAATGGCTTGCGCCAACCAGCTTATGGGGAACGATGCCTATGTATTTACCGTGATGGGTGACGGGGAATTAAATGAGGGGACGATATGGGAAGCAGCCATGTCTGCGGTGAAGTTCAGATGCGACCATTTGATAGGTATTGTAGATTGGAATAAAGTGCAGTTAGATGGGACCACGGCCCAGGTCATGCCCATGGATCATATGGAGGAGCGCTGGAAATCCTTTGGGTGGAATGTCCTGACATGTGACGGACATAAGATAGCCGGGATTTATACGGCCATTGAAGAGGCAAAAAGCATGAGAAATGGGAAACCATGTGTGATTCTCGCAGATACTATTAAGGGAAGAGGGGTATCTTTTATGGAAGGTACAAATAAATACCATGGAAAGGCTGTATCAGATGAAGAATACGCGCAGGCAATGAAAGAACTGGGAGGTATAAAGTGA
- a CDS encoding aspartate/glutamate racemase family protein: MDTIVVVYTSMGGLINTMKKELSAALPDCRIVNIADDSLIREVVEHGRVTDRVRERMMHYFQAAARWDPKVIISACSSVGEVAEAADKTLSVPVIRIDRAMIKKALQHGDRIGVVASLATTMEPTASYIRRLAADMGRNVQVIGRVAQGAYEANSQGRPELHDDLIRKEAEVMAGEVDVLILAQGSMAGMEASLRKDTGLPVYASPCLCVKEVQEICEVNR; this comes from the coding sequence ATGGATACGATTGTGGTGGTTTATACCTCTATGGGAGGCCTGATTAACACGATGAAAAAAGAACTTTCAGCAGCGCTGCCGGATTGCAGGATAGTAAATATCGCAGATGACAGTCTGATCAGGGAGGTTGTGGAACACGGCAGAGTCACGGACAGGGTGAGGGAACGCATGATGCATTACTTTCAGGCTGCTGCCAGGTGGGATCCCAAAGTGATCATCAGCGCCTGTTCTTCTGTGGGAGAGGTTGCGGAAGCGGCAGATAAAACACTGAGTGTACCGGTTATCCGTATAGACAGGGCCATGATTAAAAAAGCTTTACAGCATGGGGACAGAATCGGCGTGGTGGCATCTCTGGCGACCACCATGGAGCCTACGGCATCTTATATCCGCCGCCTGGCCGCAGATATGGGGAGGAATGTCCAGGTGATCGGCAGAGTGGCACAAGGGGCATATGAGGCCAACAGTCAGGGACGGCCGGAACTTCATGACGATCTTATCAGAAAAGAGGCAGAGGTCATGGCGGGAGAGGTGGACGTATTGATTCTAGCGCAGGGTTCCATGGCGGGAATGGAAGCGTCTCTCAGGAAAGACACAGGATTGCCGGTATATGCAAGTCCATGTCTTTGTGTAAAGGAAGTGCAGGAGATATGTGAGGTGAACAGATGA
- a CDS encoding zinc-dependent alcohol dehydrogenase, producing the protein MKAFMIEDTRFAGFIEVEEPQICSPTAVKVQVESVGICGTDIKIYEGHHSQSMGQKRIPGHEFAGVVTEIGEQVKGLKKGDRVVHEPISYCGQCYACLKGEGNVCAQVKVTGCNMSGGLEEYFVSDERQWHRIPDWISWNEAALIEPYTIAAQVCARAELAPEDTLLIYGAGPIGLMLADTAIHMGAMVMISEISDGRLRMAREIGIPYVIDSTRDNLRERVMELTGGYGPNIIADCAGIVQLDEEAIDMLSPCGRFVPVAAVPFMFDGYKAMRKQLKIVASRLQMHQFAPVISNFRQYQEHADRIITDVFDFKDTKKAFALAGQRRPETGKIVLRFNKYMD; encoded by the coding sequence ATGAAAGCGTTTATGATTGAGGATACCAGATTTGCCGGTTTCATTGAGGTGGAAGAGCCGCAGATCTGCAGCCCTACCGCTGTCAAAGTACAAGTTGAGTCAGTTGGTATATGTGGAACAGATATTAAAATTTATGAGGGACATCATTCTCAATCCATGGGACAAAAAAGGATTCCCGGACATGAGTTTGCGGGGGTTGTCACAGAGATAGGAGAGCAAGTTAAAGGCTTAAAGAAAGGAGACCGTGTTGTCCATGAGCCGATCTCGTACTGCGGCCAATGCTACGCCTGTTTAAAAGGTGAAGGAAATGTGTGTGCACAAGTGAAAGTGACAGGCTGCAATATGTCCGGGGGACTGGAAGAATACTTTGTGTCAGATGAGCGGCAGTGGCACAGGATTCCTGACTGGATCAGCTGGAATGAAGCTGCATTGATCGAACCTTATACCATAGCGGCACAGGTATGTGCCCGGGCTGAACTGGCACCAGAAGACACATTGCTGATATATGGGGCTGGACCTATCGGTCTCATGCTTGCAGATACGGCTATACATATGGGGGCAATGGTAATGATTAGTGAAATTAGTGACGGAAGGCTTAGGATGGCCAGAGAAATTGGAATACCATATGTAATAGATTCTACTAGGGATAATCTCAGGGAGCGGGTCATGGAACTGACCGGAGGCTATGGACCTAACATTATTGCGGACTGCGCAGGTATCGTGCAGTTGGATGAGGAAGCGATTGACATGCTGTCCCCATGCGGAAGATTCGTGCCGGTAGCGGCTGTACCCTTTATGTTTGATGGTTATAAGGCCATGAGAAAGCAGTTGAAAATCGTGGCTTCAAGACTTCAAATGCATCAGTTTGCACCTGTGATTTCAAACTTTAGGCAGTATCAGGAGCACGCGGACAGGATAATTACGGATGTTTTTGATTTCAAGGATACAAAAAAGGCCTTTGCCCTTGCCGGCCAAAGGCGTCCTGAGACGGGGAAGATTGTTCTTCGTTTTAACAAATACATGGATTAA